CTAGAGAAACCAAACAATCTTTAGAAGAATTTTTAGTGATAGCGATCGCCCTGTGCAATATATTAGATTTACTCTATCATCAGCGCATTATTCATAAAGATGATAAAGGGTTTTGAGATTGCCCGAAGGGATCTGTGCGATCGCTTCATCATTCCGGAGAAACTCTATGGTCGAAAAACCGAAGTATCAACCCTCCTGCAAGCATTTGAAAAAGTCAGTCTTGGGGCAACAGAAATGATGCTGGTAGCAGGTTTTTCTGGGATTGGGAAAACTGCTGTTGTGAATGAAGTTCATAAACCGATTGTGCGGCAACACGGTTATTTTATTAAAGGGAAATATGACCAATTCCAGGGCAATATTCCCTTCAGCGCCTTTGTCCAAACCTTCCAAGACTTAATAGGGCAATTGCTCTGTGAATCAGATGCACAACTGCAAATCTGGAAAACCAAGATTCTGGAAACTGTTGGCGACAATGGACAAGTTTTGATTGACGTAATTCCAGAACTAGAACGGATTATTGGCGCTCAATCCCCAACTACAGAAATATCAGCGACTGCTGCCCAAAATCGCTTCAATCTGCTGATGCAGAAATTTGTGCAAATATTCACAAGCCAAGAACATCCCTTAGTTATATGCTTTATGAAAAAAATACGGTCAATCTAGTTATTACTTGAATATCTCCAAAAATAACTTTAAGCAGAATTTCGCAGGTACAAAACTGAACAAATATAGTATAAAGTTACAAGTGACTGTAGATAGCCTAAAAAAAAGTATAATTTACGTCACGATTGGGGTAATTGCAAGAGATTTTAAGTCAACAGTTATCAAAAAGCATCATGAATCAAAGCTTAATCACCCAAGAGTTCGGAATTATTATTGCTGCAAAAAATTATAACCCTACACTCCTAAATCCAGATTTTCTCAAATATAGTGGTATCGTTCCAACAGAATGGGAATTGGCTCGTCAACCAATATCTACCCCAAATGTATCTCAGGTTGCCTTCACTAACGGCGTGATGATAGTAGCTGAACCAACGCGAGTTATATTTATAGAAGCTGTTGAAGGTAAATCAACAGGAGAACTCGTAGTTGCAAATATTGCCAAAAAATATGTCCAAACACTACCCAATATAGAATACGAAGCTGTAGGTCTTAATCCCAGAAGCTACATGACTTTTGACCAACAGCAGGATGCAGCCCGTCAGTATTTAGCCGAAACGCTACTGTCTCCTGGCGCTTGGCAGGAAGTTGGGACTACACCTGTACGAGCGACACTAAACTTAGTTTATACTTTGGAGCGTTGCCCATTCTATCTGACCGTAAGTGAAGCAGCATTACGGAATCCAGATGAAACCAGCACTCCTATTGTGTTGTTCAATGGTAGTTTTAGCTATGAAGTAAAGAGTGAAGCTGTACCAGAACGTATTGGAAATTTACATCAAATTATTGACAATTGGCAAGTAGATTTTGCAACTTACCAAGAGATTATTAGTACCAAGTTTATGACTAAAGCGGCTAACAATACAACTATAGTTCCAAATATATTGACAATGGATGTCGGTGTAGCAGCTTGATATTTTTGTAAAGATAGATTGACGATGAGGAGATAAACTGAGGGTTTTCTCCTCGTTTCCGATTATTCAAAATAATAAGAACAGGCAGATAATCGCCTTATATATTGAGATGGAGTCAAGAGCATTTTATCGCTATCGACTCCAGAGCAAAATCGGTAGAATTTTTTTATCAAATAAAAACAGTAAACAATTTACTACTTCTTGGGGTTAGTCATGGGTAGCTCTGAAAATTTGGGAACCAATAGTGCATCTTCTACTAATGGCGGAATCTTACCACTATCTTTACTAGAAAGTGCAACTTTGAGTACAGGTTTAGATGATAATTCTGCCTTAACTTCTTTGCAAATATCACTCAGAACTCCTAGTGGTTCCGACCCGATAAACACAGAGTTAGAACGACTGGAAAAAGCAAAGAATGGCATTGAAGATAAGAATTCAGATCAAGACTCTACTAACTACACCCCATTAAGTAGCAATATCTTTGACTCCCAGACACAAAATTTTATCAACACTCCTTTACTCCCCACTAGTAGTAATAATAACTCTGCTAAAACAAAAGCAAAAGACTCACTTACAGGTAATGCTACAGACAACTCACTAGTTGGTATTACTCAACAGAACTTGCTAAATACTGGTGGACTACTGGGAATTGTAGATAATTCTCAGCAAAATTCTTCAGTACAGACAAATTCTAGCGCAACACCAACAACTAGTCAGACTTCTATCCCCAACTTTGCTATTCGTACTGAAGGCACTATCAGTATCAACGGCAATGGAGATTTTGACGGTGTACCAACTTCTTTAAGTGATGATGCCTTAATTTATGCAGCCAAAGGCTTCATCATGAATGGTAATCTCACACTACCCGTACAAATAGATGCAGCAGGAAATCCGATTCGAGATGCTAATGGCAAACTGGTTTTGGTAGATAAAGCTGTGGCAGTGGCCTCTGGCTACACCACTAGTATTGCCAATGCTTCTAGCAATAAGTATGCTGGCTTAATTCCTCCACCAGTAGTGCCACAACAGACAGTAATCGTGCCAGCCTATGCAGATATTAAACAAATCGAACTCAATCGCCGCATTCCTGTGGGGACACCCACTGTTACCTTCAACATTTCTCAAAACCCCCTTAATAGTAGTAGCGACTGGTTGAAGAAGTTTCCACCTCCAGGTACGACAAATAATCCTACCGTTGTCAGAGTAACAGGAGGGGGGCTAAATATTCCTGCCAATGTCAGCTTAAACAACTATATTATTACCGTTGAGCAAGGAGATATCAATTTCAATGGCAATGGTCACAACTTTAATAATGTTGTCTTAATTGCTAATAACGGTAATGTTAACCTGTCTAATTTGCTCTCCCGTGATTTGTCCGTGTTTGCTTCCGGTTCTATTAACATGAACGGTGGTGCGAGATTTGCAGGTTCTTCCTTACTAGCCACGGGTAGCACCAATGGCAATATTATTTTTAATGGTGCTACCAGTAGCATTAATACTACTGATAATCTGAAGGTATTTTCCCAAGGAGATATCACCTATAACGGTGTCACTAATACCCGTGGATTGTTCTTAAGTGTTAAGAACTTTATCTTCAACGGCAATTCCAGTTTGTACGGTTCAATTAGTGCCAAGGGCAATATCATCTTTAATGGTCAAGCTACTGTGATTGGTGTCGCTGAATTGATGCCGGATATTAACCCACCTGTAATTAGTGCTACTTTAGCTCGTGATACTGCATCCTTCGGACAAACAAATAAAGATTTTATTACTTTTGACCCCACAATTACCGGGACTATTACTGACGCTAATCCTATACTGGAGTTTCGTGTCGGTTTTAATAATACGCTATCTGCCAACTATACAAATGTGATTGCTCAACGCAATAATGATGGCAGTTTTAGCTTTACCCGTTCTCAGCTAGAAACTATTTATGGTGGCACTCTTAGCGACGGCATTTATACTTTACATTTACAAGCTAAAGATTTATACGGAAATCTTTCTAACACCAAAGATATTCAATTCACTCTTGATACCATTACCTCTTCTCCAAGTAATTTAGACCTCTTGGCTACTGACGATAGTGGCGCTAGCAATACTGATAACATCACAAATAAAAGTACACCGCATATTACAGGTAATGCTGAAATTGGGGCAGTTGTTCAACTTTTCAATAATGGGCAAACAATTGGTCAAGCAACCGCAAATAATGCTGGTGTATGGCAAATTGTTACTAGTCCTTTGACAGACGGAGTTTATAATTTAACTGCAAAAGCCAATGACATCGCCGGGAATGTCAGCAATCTCAGTACGGCACTCAATCTCACTATCGACAGCACATTACCTCTATTAACGCTAAATACCCCAGTTGATGCTGCACCTTTGACACCGGGAGCTAGATTAACTGGTAGCGTTGATGGTACTGGTTCTGCTGTAACTGCACTGAGTTATCACTTCAACAACCTAACTGAAATTACAGTCCCATTTGATACTACCGGAGCATTTGACCAATCTCTGAATTTGACTGGACTTGCTAATGGGGCGCATACACTAACTATTAGCGCTACTGATACCGCAGGTAATATCAAAACTACTCAGTATCATGTCACGGTCGTTATCGATAAAACTGCACCTGTGATTAGTGCTTCCTTACTACACGATACTGCTCCTAATGGACAAACCAACAGCGATCGCATTACTTTTGACCCCACAATTACTGGAACTGTCATTGATGCTAGCCGTGTAGTTGAGTTCAAGGCTGGTTTTGATAATACACTTGCAGGTAATTTCACCAATGTCACTGCTTTTCGCAACGCTGATGGCAGCTTTACTTTTGAAAAGACTGCCTTAGAAACTATTTATGGTGGTACATTACCAGATGGTTTCCACACTTTGCATTTGCAAGCAGTGGACGAATTTCACAACATATCTAATATTTTTGACTTTTCTTTCACTTTTGACAGCACGACATCAGAACCGATTTTTAACCTCAATGCTGTATCTGACTCTGGTGTAGTTGGTGATCTACACACGAAATTTGATACCGTAAGCTTAACAGGTCTTGCCGAAGCCAATTCTACTGTAGTCTTAGAACAAACTGGTGCAGTTACGACTTCAGACAACAATGGACAATTTACCTTTGCCCACGTCTCCTTAGCAATCGGGGATAATTCCTTGATTGCACGCTCAACTGATATTGCTGGGAATCAAAATACTTTCTCCACCAATATCTACCGTTTCAGTCCACCTACAGCGATTAATTTAGCGGGTAACACAGTTGCAGAAAATAGTTCTACTGGAATAGTCATTGGTCAATTAACTAGTACTGACCCTGACGCTGGTGATACTCACACTTATACTTTAGACGATAATGCTGATGGGCGTTTCCGCATCGTTGGTAATCAATTGCAAGTCGCTGACGGTACATTACTCAATTTTGAAAGTAGTACCCAGCACTCTGTTACAGTTACCAGCACTGATGCTAATGGCTTAAGCTTAACCCAAGTTTTTGCGATCGCTGTTACTAATGTCAATGAAGCTCCCAGCTTTACCAGCACACCTATTTCCATTGCCGACTCAGCGAGTCTTTACACTTACAACATTGTTGCCACTGACCCAGATGCGGGAGATAGTTTAAAATTTACTACAAATAATCTCCCAAGATGGCTAACCTTAGTTGATAACTTTGATGGGACTGCAACTTTACGTGGTACACCAAGAGACTTTCTGGATAATATCAACAGTAACATCCATTTGAAAGTCACAGATGCTAGTGGGCTAACGGCGATTCAAGACTTTACTATTGCACCTACTACTTCTTTTACTGAAAACAACAATTTTGCAGTCTCTCGTTCTCTATCTCTAACAATTCCAACTACACCTTCTATTCTCAGTTTCAAGATTAATCCTCAGTTTGATACTACTGCGGTCAATTCAATTAATGATGCAATTGATGTGGCGTTAGTTGATGCTAATGGGAATTCTCTAGTTCACACTGTTGCAAGTTCGCGCGATGCTTTCTTTAACTGGACTGAGGGTGAGTCTACTGCTTTGGGTGTGGGTACGAGTTATGATGCTGCAACTCACACTGTCAGCTTGAATCTCACTGGTATTAACCCAGGCACTAATGCCCAGTTGGTGTTTCGTCTGGTAAATAATGATGGCGACATTAGCACCAGTGTGCGGATTACTAATTTTGCTTTAATAAACGCACCCAATGGCACCCAGGCTCCTGTACAAACAGATTTTGCCAAACAAATAAGCCAGACTACAACACCTAATTTTAACTTGTTGACGGATGTCTCTAATAGTGTAGGCACTGAGTACTATCGCACTAGCTTCAATGCCGATACTCACCTTCTGTATGCAGACATCGCTTTACGTAACATCGGCTCTTACAGCGTCGATTCTCCCCTAATTGTTGCTGTCAATCATCTCAGTGACCCCACGGTGTTGGTTCGCAATCCTGATGGTTTTACACCTGATGGTCTACCTTATTATGATTTCAGTAAGTTGGTTGGCGATACTAGGTTTGACCCGAATGAGCTAACGAATCAGCGTTCTCTAATATTCTACAATCCTCAAGAAGTGCAGTTTACTTATGATCTAACGGTGTTGAGTCAGTTAAACGCTGCACCTGTGATTCTAACTCAACCAAACAAGGAAGTTATTGCTGGTCATAACTACAGCTATGATGTTGATGCTACAGACCCCAATGGTGATTCTTTAACATATAAACTACTGGTTGCACCAGATGGAATGACCATTGATCAAACTACTGGTTTAATTGCTTGGAATACATCTGCTAGCAACACTGGAAATCAAGCAGTGCTTGTGGAAGTGAATGATGGGCGCGGTGGTGTGACGCAACAACAGTACAGTTTGTCGGTAATTGATGCTCCGCCGAATCGTCCCCCCGTTTTTACCTCCACTCCTGTGGTCGATGCAGCGATTAATACTAGTTATACTTACCAAGCCAATGCTTCCGATGCTGATGATGATTCTTTGAGCTTTTCGCTACTTAGTGCGCCACAGGGGATGACAGTAGACGCGAATACAGGGATAGTGAGTTGGACTCCCACTGCTTTGCAGTTGGGAACTTATGATGTGACGCTGGCTGTGGCAGACGCAAGAGGTGGAACTGCACAGCAAGCTTTTAAAGTGCAAACGCAAGGACAGCCTGGAAATCATGCACCGATTATTATCACTACAGCAGAAACAACTGCATATACTGCAACAGGCTATACCTATCGGGTAGAGGCACTTGACCCAGATCACGATTCTCTAACCTACTCGCTGGCAACAGCACCTACTGGCATGACTATTGATGCCAGCACTGGACAAATTCTGTGGACTACAAATTCCAGCAATGCTGGTGTATATAATATCATCGTCGAAGTGTTGGATGCTCAAGGTGCAAAAGATACTCAAAACTTTATTTTAAATGTTTCAAGTAACTTGCCAGGACAAATCTGGGGACGAGTTTCTGGTGATCGCAGTAATCTCCAAACAACTTCATACAACTCGCAATCAATTGCACAAGCGATAACTGGTAATCGACTCCCTGCAAATCCAATTCCTCTAACGAAAGTTGTTCAGTTGCCTCAAGGTTTTTACTCTTCCTACGGTATAGAATACTACGAAGCAAAAGAGCAAGTTTTAGTTTCCGATGCCGGCTATACTCGCACTACCTCTAGGCTTAATCTTATTCAGCCTGACGGAACTTTAGTTCCATTTTCCAATGTTACACAAGATGCTGGCCCTGGCTCTTACGGATCTGGTATCACATCGTTGCGCTCTTTTACTACTGTGGCAGAAGATAACCTGGGCGGTTTTACAGCAGGAGACATCTTCGGTAACGCTGGAGGAGTGTATTCTGGTTTTGGATATGACCCAAATATTACAAAAATTACGGATGGTGGGGCAACAATCATTCCCAGATGGGCAACTTTGCCTACGAATCTGAATTATAGGGTACTTTCCTTGCAAATAGATACAACTGGTATATTTGGCGGGGACTTAATTGTTGAAAGTGATACTGGTGTCGATTCTAGAGGATACTTCACATTTAGACCTACACTTTTTCGAGTCAAAGCTGATGGCACTGTAACTACCCTTGCAACTCTTGACTCTGAATACGGCGGCAATTCATCTTTTGAAATAGTTCCTAATGATGTTGCAAGATACGGCCCCTTAGCTGGCAAGATTGTTGTAGCCCATAGGCAAGGATTTTCTACTGTTGATGTTGCTGGAAATGTTCAATTTATTCCTTTACAAGGAGCAGGTGATATTCATTTAATCCGTCCAAATGAAAATTTCTTTGGTATAAGCAACTACACTTATAACTACAACTATACTCCTCAAATTCTGTATGGTGCTCCTGCATCCTATTTTGAATCACTGGTTGGAGACTTTTTAATTGATAATGGTTATTATAGTGTCTCCCGAATGTACTGGGACGGTCAAGCTCTGAAAATAGAGCCTTTAAATGCACCGCAGATGGAGGGGATAACCTTTGCACCTATGGGCATTAATAATATTGCACCTGTTAACCCTGTAAGTCTAGCTGACTGGACTGTATACATCGATAAAAATAATAATGGTCGGCGCGACTCGGATGAGCTATTTACGAAAACTGATGCTAACGGTATTTACTCATTCACTCTGCCAGTAGGCAATTATACGGTAGCTGAAGAGTTACCAGGGGGATGGAGTCAAACTCTACCACCCCCCAATCAAGGAATTCAAGTTAGCTTAAGTAGCGGTCAAACAATTACTGGAGTTGACTTTAGTAATACTAAAAATGACACCGCACCACAAGAAAACCAGGCTCCTCACTTCACCAGCTTTGCGCCGACTCAAGCTATTGTCGATCAAAGGGTAGTTTATAGACCATCTGCTTTTGACCCAGATGGAGATGTTTTGAGCTATGACCTATTAGTAAAACCAGATGGGATGGCGGTAGACCCCAATACTGGAATTATTGCTTGGCGTCCAACATCTGAACAAGTCGGAACTCAAGATGTAATTGTCCGGGTTCGAGATGCTAAAGGTGCTTTAGACCTACAATCGTTCCAAATTCAAGTCGGTTCTGCCCAAACACCACCTTTATTTACCGCATTACCAAAACCTGGTTCCATTGCAGCAGTAGGCGTACCCTTCCAATTCCAAATTATTGCACGCAATCCTCTATTAGATCCTATTACTTTCGAGTTAACCACAAATGCCAGTGGAGCCGTCATTGAGCCAACCACTGGATTATTGAAGTGGACACCTACTGCTGTAGGAACTTATAACTTCACTCTCACAGCCAATGATGGAAAAGGAGGCAAAACAACACAATCTTTTCAACTCCAAGCACTAGCAAACATTCCCAATGACGCTCCCATTATTACCTCCCAGCCCCTGAAAGCTTCATCATTAGGGCTTCCTTACGTCTATACTATTCGTGCTAACGATCCTAACAATGACCCTCTCAACTACAGCTTGCTAACTGCGCCTGCTGGCATGACCTTGGATAACCAAGGCAATCTCTTTTGGCAACCTACTGCTTCACAGGTAGGGCAAAATTCTGTCGCCATTAAAGTTAGTGATGGTCGAGGCGGTGAAGTCACTCAAAGCTTCGATATTAATATCGTTAGTAGTGCAACCATTCCTAACCATGCACCTCGCATCACCTCTACCCCAGTTGGTTCTGCTGTTGTTAATAAACTTTACCAATCTGAGTTAAAAGTTAGCGATTCTGACAATGATCTTTTGCTTGTGAGTCTTGACAAAGCACCAGATGGAATGTTCATTGACCCACAAACCAGTATTCTGCGTTGGACTCCGACTGCAAATCAGCTGGGCGATGCTTCTGTAGTTGTGCGGGTACAAGATTCACACGGGGCATTTGATTTGCTCTCTTTTACAGTCAACGTCCGGCTTGTAAATACTCCTCCTCTAATTAACTCTACACCTGGAACTCAAGCTGCCACTGGTAAACTCTACAAATATCTTGTTCAAGCAAGTGATATTGATACTGACTCTCTTACTTACAATCTGGTAAATGCCCAGATGGTATGACTGTTGACCCTCAAAGTGGACTCATTCAATGGACTCCTACGAGCAATCAACTTGGTCAACAAGATATTACTGTCGCTGTTAATGATGGTTTGGGTGGCATTGCTACTCAGAACTACACCATACAAGTTAGCGCTACCCTTTCTAACTTTGCCCCGATTATCAACTCTACACCTGTATACTTGGCAGCAGTTGGTAGTGCTTACCAATATCAAATGCAAGCCACCGACCCCGATGCTGGTGACACCTTGACTTACCAGCTAATTTCCGGGCCAACTGACATGACCATTAATTCCACTACTGGTTTGTTAACCTGGTTGTCTCCCGTCTCTGGCAATTATAAAGTTGTCCTTGAAGCAGTCGATAATCATGGAGAGTCCGCAACACAGGCTTTTACTCTGACTGCAAGAGAAAATCATGCACCTGTTATTAAATCTAATCCACTGCTAACAGCAACTCCTGGTAGTACTTACAGCTATGATGTAATTGCTACAGATGCCGATGGCGATCGCTTATCTTACACCTTGGATCAGGCATCCCGTAATTTGGGGATGACGCTGGATACTCTCGGCAGACTGCGCTGGACACCAACTACTAATAATGTGGGTAGTCATACAGTTGTCATTACAGTAAACGATGGCAATGGCGGAACTGGGCAGCAACAGTATAATCTGTCAGTGGCGGCTGATATGGAAGC
The Nostoc sp. KVJ3 genome window above contains:
- a CDS encoding putative Ig domain-containing protein gives rise to the protein MGSSENLGTNSASSTNGGILPLSLLESATLSTGLDDNSALTSLQISLRTPSGSDPINTELERLEKAKNGIEDKNSDQDSTNYTPLSSNIFDSQTQNFINTPLLPTSSNNNSAKTKAKDSLTGNATDNSLVGITQQNLLNTGGLLGIVDNSQQNSSVQTNSSATPTTSQTSIPNFAIRTEGTISINGNGDFDGVPTSLSDDALIYAAKGFIMNGNLTLPVQIDAAGNPIRDANGKLVLVDKAVAVASGYTTSIANASSNKYAGLIPPPVVPQQTVIVPAYADIKQIELNRRIPVGTPTVTFNISQNPLNSSSDWLKKFPPPGTTNNPTVVRVTGGGLNIPANVSLNNYIITVEQGDINFNGNGHNFNNVVLIANNGNVNLSNLLSRDLSVFASGSINMNGGARFAGSSLLATGSTNGNIIFNGATSSINTTDNLKVFSQGDITYNGVTNTRGLFLSVKNFIFNGNSSLYGSISAKGNIIFNGQATVIGVAELMPDINPPVISATLARDTASFGQTNKDFITFDPTITGTITDANPILEFRVGFNNTLSANYTNVIAQRNNDGSFSFTRSQLETIYGGTLSDGIYTLHLQAKDLYGNLSNTKDIQFTLDTITSSPSNLDLLATDDSGASNTDNITNKSTPHITGNAEIGAVVQLFNNGQTIGQATANNAGVWQIVTSPLTDGVYNLTAKANDIAGNVSNLSTALNLTIDSTLPLLTLNTPVDAAPLTPGARLTGSVDGTGSAVTALSYHFNNLTEITVPFDTTGAFDQSLNLTGLANGAHTLTISATDTAGNIKTTQYHVTVVIDKTAPVISASLLHDTAPNGQTNSDRITFDPTITGTVIDASRVVEFKAGFDNTLAGNFTNVTAFRNADGSFTFEKTALETIYGGTLPDGFHTLHLQAVDEFHNISNIFDFSFTFDSTTSEPIFNLNAVSDSGVVGDLHTKFDTVSLTGLAEANSTVVLEQTGAVTTSDNNGQFTFAHVSLAIGDNSLIARSTDIAGNQNTFSTNIYRFSPPTAINLAGNTVAENSSTGIVIGQLTSTDPDAGDTHTYTLDDNADGRFRIVGNQLQVADGTLLNFESSTQHSVTVTSTDANGLSLTQVFAIAVTNVNEAPSFTSTPISIADSASLYTYNIVATDPDAGDSLKFTTNNLPRWLTLVDNFDGTATLRGTPRDFLDNINSNIHLKVTDASGLTAIQDFTIAPTTSFTENNNFAVSRSLSLTIPTTPSILSFKINPQFDTTAVNSINDAIDVALVDANGNSLVHTVASSRDAFFNWTEGESTALGVGTSYDAATHTVSLNLTGINPGTNAQLVFRLVNNDGDISTSVRITNFALINAPNGTQAPVQTDFAKQISQTTTPNFNLLTDVSNSVGTEYYRTSFNADTHLLYADIALRNIGSYSVDSPLIVAVNHLSDPTVLVRNPDGFTPDGLPYYDFSKLVGDTRFDPNELTNQRSLIFYNPQEVQFTYDLTVLSQLNAAPVILTQPNKEVIAGHNYSYDVDATDPNGDSLTYKLLVAPDGMTIDQTTGLIAWNTSASNTGNQAVLVEVNDGRGGVTQQQYSLSVIDAPPNRPPVFTSTPVVDAAINTSYTYQANASDADDDSLSFSLLSAPQGMTVDANTGIVSWTPTALQLGTYDVTLAVADARGGTAQQAFKVQTQGQPGNHAPIIITTAETTAYTATGYTYRVEALDPDHDSLTYSLATAPTGMTIDASTGQILWTTNSSNAGVYNIIVEVLDAQGAKDTQNFILNVSSNLPGQIWGRVSGDRSNLQTTSYNSQSIAQAITGNRLPANPIPLTKVVQLPQGFYSSYGIEYYEAKEQVLVSDAGYTRTTSRLNLIQPDGTLVPFSNVTQDAGPGSYGSGITSLRSFTTVAEDNLGGFTAGDIFGNAGGVYSGFGYDPNITKITDGGATIIPRWATLPTNLNYRVLSLQIDTTGIFGGDLIVESDTGVDSRGYFTFRPTLFRVKADGTVTTLATLDSEYGGNSSFEIVPNDVARYGPLAGKIVVAHRQGFSTVDVAGNVQFIPLQGAGDIHLIRPNENFFGISNYTYNYNYTPQILYGAPASYFESLVGDFLIDNGYYSVSRMYWDGQALKIEPLNAPQMEGITFAPMGINNIAPVNPVSLADWTVYIDKNNNGRRDSDELFTKTDANGIYSFTLPVGNYTVAEELPGGWSQTLPPPNQGIQVSLSSGQTITGVDFSNTKNDTAPQENQAPHFTSFAPTQAIVDQRVVYRPSAFDPDGDVLSYDLLVKPDGMAVDPNTGIIAWRPTSEQVGTQDVIVRVRDAKGALDLQSFQIQVGSAQTPPLFTALPKPGSIAAVGVPFQFQIIARNPLLDPITFELTTNASGAVIEPTTGLLKWTPTAVGTYNFTLTANDGKGGKTTQSFQLQALANIPNDAPIITSQPLKASSLGLPYVYTIRANDPNNDPLNYSLLTAPAGMTLDNQGNLFWQPTASQVGQNSVAIKVSDGRGGEVTQSFDINIVSSATIPNHAPRITSTPVGSAVVNKLYQSELKVSDSDNDLLLVSLDKAPDGMFIDPQTSILRWTPTANQLGDASVVVRVQDSHGAFDLLSFTVNVRLVNTPPLINSTPGTQAATGKLYKYLVQASDIDTDSLTYNLVNAQMV